ataaataaatgaaggtgaATTTTATTACAATTTCTTGAAAGCTAACTGCAATCTTTAAGTTGTAGTTGTTAAGTAATACTTGGACTCATTTATCAGTGTTATCTACATTACATGTTCAAGGTTCACGCCGCTACACGTGGTCAGGCCCTGGGTACACACTGGAGCTGTGCGCCTCACAGCGGCACGCCATCGTGCTAATGCTTGTCAGCTGCCGCGCGGCAACCTCACCTGTGAAGTGGTGTGGACCACTGGGGCAGTGATACCAAGCCACCGAGCTGCCATGTTTATTGGTTTGGTCATTTGCCCGGCACTCTTACACAAGGCTGGACGTGACTTTGATTTtggtcttgttttcttctaaaatatattcatttacaaggaaacagaggaaaaatgtgtgtagaattcacttattataTCATGTGATGTATTGTGTATATTTAAGCGGTTTACACAAAACTGAAATTATCGAATTTATATTTGCTTTACTAGTTTGATGATTCATGAATTGAAAAGAGTTGAGAACCACTGCACTAAATCAgcctcatattcttcttttctttatattcatatCAACATTTTGTGACAGTGATTTCAATCTTTACAAGACCAACATAGAACTTAAAAAACACGCTTCAAGACATGTTTAAGCTAAAACGGGTGAATATCTATTTCAATATTCGTTAACTGACTGTTTGATTTAAGACACTACAAATCTAGTAATGATCAGATGCTTGAAGGAAAGGCGTGGCATGGCGAGTCAGGCGGCGAGAAAAGACACAGCGTGGCTGTAGGAGAACGCAGCGATGGAGCAGCAGAGATTGGATGAGGCCGCAACGCAAGAAGTATATAATCACAGATTaactaatgaaaaacaaatggatATTCGAATTAAGGGTTTACTTGCAGTGCGGTGTGGAAGAACAGGATGGAAATCAGATGAAGGTGTGCTAAAAGAGCGAATTTTCTTACGTATCAATTTCTCACCCATAGGGAAGGCTGCTGTGAATGCCGATACCCTTGATAAGGCAATACCCGGAACACCAGGAACATCTACAGGTTATACTTACAAAACAGTATTCTAACTCAACCAAAACGTTCAGAGGCAGGATAACCAAACCTTCAATATATACAAGAACCCTTTAGAAGCCTAAGAACACGAAATATCCAGGCGCTTTAGCTTAAAACATTACAGGATACACTTACATCATCACCTCTTTCCCACTTCACTCCTGACACGCCCACACCTATCCACCTCTTTGCCTCTTTCCGTGTGTCTGACACaagcttcctcctttccctctctcctcttgtaAGGTCACCGTCACGCCGCTCCAGTCCCTTTATAAGCGGCCGAAGAGGCAGAGCAGCCACCAGTCCCCGCCGCGcctcacacacagacatggCCCTCAAGgtactcctctcctccctcatgaGTGCACACACTGCCCCTCAAGCACAAAACACAGCCACAATAACTCccatcacacacaaacaaggcGCCAAAATCActgattcctcttcctccaccagctCGTCCTCCTGTCCGCCCTCGTGGCTGTCGCCCTCGCCGACAATGCCCCTACAGgccgccctccctcccacctacaGTGCCCCTGCCCTTCTTACTGCGCCCCGCACCATCCTACAACGCACCCCAGCCAGTGGTGAGTTTCtgtacacctacacacacacacacacacacacacacacacacacacacacacacacacacacacacacacacacacacacacacacacacacacacacacacacacacacacacacacatagatagatagatagatacatcaTTTACTGACTACAGAAACAGATAcatcaataaatacataaaaaatccaCAGACAAGTGAAATACTGTAGTCCACAAAATTATCAAGTCACTCAAATAGCAATTATATCAACCTGAAAGCTCCCATAAAAATTCCCGTGAATAGAAAAATGACCAAACTTACATAGACTATTCAATTACATACCTATACTCATTCTTAACATGTAAAATACACATATCCAAAATAACCAactatctttatcatttatatttttgcagTAAGTTGTATAATATCTCACAAACTACttcattttcaaaattattgATGATGTCTTCCAGTGTGCGGTAGGCATATCTGTTCCTCAGATGTTGTGTCTGGGTACAGCGCTCCACcacgtgtctttctgtctgtattgcaccacaatacacacactctctcacacacacacacacacacacacacacacacacacacacacacacacacacacacacacacacacacacacacacacacacacacacacaatcaccgtcccttcctccccacccacagaGTCCCCCCAAGTATGACTTCAGCTGGAACGTCAAGGACGACTATTCCGGCAACGACTACGGCCACCAGGAGGCGCGCGACGGCTACGACACCCAGGGATCCTACTACGTGCAGCTGCCCGACGGCCGCCTGCAGGAGGTCACCTACACCGTCAACGGCGACTCAGGCTTCGTGGCCCAGGTCAACTACCAGGGCGAGGCCCAGTACCCAGCACAGCAGGGCTACGGCTCCGCCCCGTCCTACCAGGCCCCCACCCCGTCCTACCAGCAGCCCCGCCCGTCCTACGCGTAATGCTCCTCCTGACTGACGGCCaagtctttctgtctttgtaaATACTCCGTCACACCAGAGCGTACAATGCAATAAACCAATATGATAAAACactggccttccttcactctccatcCTCAACTTCCAACTAAATTCTAAATATATTCCTTCAACTTTTTTATCAACTCTCCACATTGCTTCCTTCCTAAAGCCTCGCTCCGTTCCGCCCCATGGCACCAACTTGTGACGCTCCCTCTGCCTGTTATGTGTTTCCtgaaaaacataacaaatacCAGGAACGAGGGCGTCTTATTGTAGAACAAGCATTTTCATGAACTTTGAGAtgaagcaaataaaaagaagagaaccaGGCACTCGTCCATTCCGTCCTCTTTCACCAACATAAAAAGGCAAGAAACGGAAAACGCTATCCATGATGTACCACACTGCAAATATGTACATACATTGAAAATTTAAGCCATGAAATGAATTACAGATTGGACAACACCACATTATCTTTAGTGCCTCGACCAGCCTTCTACTAAAAATTGTGTTTTatcgaaaagaagaaataagagacaagaaaaaattaagCCAAAATagcaatgaggagaaagataagaaaacagcaacaaacactCTCTGCCAGGCTGGAACATTCAATAAACACCTGACTTGGTCCATTATGAAAGGCCCTGCTAGGTAAGTGATGAGGGG
This genomic interval from Portunus trituberculatus isolate SZX2019 chromosome 10, ASM1759143v1, whole genome shotgun sequence contains the following:
- the LOC123502213 gene encoding pro-resilin-like, with amino-acid sequence MALKSPPKYDFSWNVKDDYSGNDYGHQEARDGYDTQGSYYVQLPDGRLQEVTYTVNGDSGFVAQVNYQGEAQYPAQQGYGSAPSYQAPTPSYQQPRPSYA